From Primulina huaijiensis isolate GDHJ02 chromosome 15, ASM1229523v2, whole genome shotgun sequence, one genomic window encodes:
- the LOC140958468 gene encoding protein ELF4-LIKE 4-like — MEGDTFSGLGNVPQLDGKILQTFQKSFVQVQNILDQNRLLINEINQNHESKIPDNLSRNVGLIKELNNNIRRVVDLYADLSSSFTKSVDASSEGDSSGVFKSGGHKRLRPS; from the coding sequence ATGGAGGGGGATACATTCTCTGGCCTTGGTAATGTGCCACAGTTGGACGGCAAGATCTTGCAGACTTTTCAAAAGAGTTTTGTCCAAGTTCAAAACATATTAGATCAGAATAGGCTACTAATCAATGAGATTAATCAGAATCACGAGTCCAAGATACCTGACAATTTGAGCAGAAATGTGGGATTGATTAAAGAACTGAACAATAATATCAGAAGGGTGGTCGATCTTTACGCCGACCTGTCGAGTTCCTTTACGAAATCCGTGGATGCCTCATCTGAAGGAGATTCAAGTGGTGTTTTTAAATCTGGTGGACACAAAAGGCTTAGGCCTTCTTGA